One window from the genome of Ailuropoda melanoleuca isolate Jingjing chromosome 5, ASM200744v2, whole genome shotgun sequence encodes:
- the DXO gene encoding decapping and exoribonuclease protein isoform X1, giving the protein MDRRENKRRAERVDGAERRNKLPSPASSLPTDPALYSGPFPFYRRPSELGCFSLDAQRQYHGDAQALRYYSPPPTNDQGPNFDLRDGYPDRYQPRDEEVQERLDHLLRWLLDHRGKLEGGPGWLAGAIVTWRGHLTKLLTTPYEQQEGWQLAASRFQGTLYLSEVETPAARAQRLARPPLLRELMYMGYKFEQYMCADKPGSSPDPSGEVNTNVAFCSVLRSRLGSHRLLFSGEVDCTDPRAASTQPPACYVELKTSKEMHRPGHWRSFYRHKLLKWWAQSFLLGVPNVVAGFRNPEGFVCSLKTFPTMEMFEYVRNDRDGWNPSVCMNFCAAFLSFAQNTVVQDDPRLVHLFSWEPGSPVTVSKHRDAPYAFLPMWYVEAVTRDLPLAPKTPSPKD; this is encoded by the exons ATGGATCgcagagagaacaaaagaagagCGGAGAGGGTAGACGGAGCTGAGCGTCGGAACAAACTCCCCAGCCCAGCATCCTCGCTGCCCACAGACCCTGCCCTCTACTCTGGGCCCTTTCCTTTCTATAGGCGCCCTTCTGAGCTGGGCTGCTTCTCCCTGGATGCACAACGCCAGTACCACGGAGATGCTCAAGCCTTGCGCTACTACAGCCCGCCCCCTACCAATGACCAAGGCCCCAACTTTGACCTCAGAGACGGATACCCTGATCGATACCAGCCCAGGGATGAGGAGGTCCAAGAGCGGCTGGACCACCTGCTGCGCTGGCTCCTGGACCACCGAGGCAAGCTGGAGGG GGGTCCAGGCTGGCTGGCAGGGGCCATAGTGACATGGCGGGGGCACCTGACAAAATTGCTGACGACACCGTATGAGCAGCAGgagggctggcagctggcggcctCCCGCTTCCAGGGGACACTATACCTGAGTGAGGTAGAGACACCAGCAGCTCGGGCCCAGAGGCTTGCCCGGCCACCCCTCCTCCGGGAGCTTATGTACATGGGGTACAAGTTTGAGCAGTACATGTGTGCAG ACAAACCTGGAAGCTCCCCGGACCCCTCTGGGGAGGTTAACACCAATGTGGCCTTCTGCTCTGTGCTACGCAGCCGCCTGGGAAGCCACCGTCTGCTCTTCTCAGGGGAGGTAGACTGCACAGACCCCCGGGCTGCATCCACACAGCCCCCCGCCTGCTATGTGGAGCTCAAGACCTCCAAGGAGATGCACAGGCCTGGCCACTGGAGGAGCTTCTACAG ACATAAGCTCCTAAAATGGTGGGCTCAGTCATTCCTTTTGGGGGTCCCAAACGTCGTTGCTGGCTTCCGTAACCCAGAGGGTTTCGTCTGTTCCCTCAAGACCTTTCCTACCATGGAGATGTTCGAGTATGTCAGG AATGACCGCGATGGCTGGAACCCCTCCGTGTGCATGAACTTCTGTGCCGCCTTCCTTAGCTTTGCCCAGAACACAGTTGTCCAGGATGACCCCAG GCTTGTCCATCTCTTCTCCTGGGAGCCTGGCAGCCCAGTCACAGTGTCTAAACATCGAGACGCACCCTATGCCTTCCTGCCCATGTGGTACGTGGAAGCCGTGACCCGGGACCTCCCATTAGCCCCCAAGACGCCTTCCCCCAAAGACTGA
- the DXO gene encoding decapping and exoribonuclease protein isoform X2, which produces MHNASTTEMLKPCATTARPLPMTKAPTLTSETDTLIDTSPGMRRSKSGWTTCCAGSWTTEASWRGEQSVAHRGPGWLAGAIVTWRGHLTKLLTTPYEQQEGWQLAASRFQGTLYLSEVETPAARAQRLARPPLLRELMYMGYKFEQYMCADKPGSSPDPSGEVNTNVAFCSVLRSRLGSHRLLFSGEVDCTDPRAASTQPPACYVELKTSKEMHRPGHWRSFYRHKLLKWWAQSFLLGVPNVVAGFRNPEGFVCSLKTFPTMEMFEYVRNDRDGWNPSVCMNFCAAFLSFAQNTVVQDDPRLVHLFSWEPGSPVTVSKHRDAPYAFLPMWYVEAVTRDLPLAPKTPSPKD; this is translated from the exons ATGCACAACGCCAGTACCACGGAGATGCTCAAGCCTTGCGCTACTACAGCCCGCCCCCTACCAATGACCAAGGCCCCAACTTTGACCTCAGAGACGGATACCCTGATCGATACCAGCCCAGGGATGAGGAGGTCCAAGAGCGGCTGGACCACCTGCTGCGCTGGCTCCTGGACCACCGAGGCAAGCTGGAGGGGTGAGCAAAGTGTAGCACACAG GGGTCCAGGCTGGCTGGCAGGGGCCATAGTGACATGGCGGGGGCACCTGACAAAATTGCTGACGACACCGTATGAGCAGCAGgagggctggcagctggcggcctCCCGCTTCCAGGGGACACTATACCTGAGTGAGGTAGAGACACCAGCAGCTCGGGCCCAGAGGCTTGCCCGGCCACCCCTCCTCCGGGAGCTTATGTACATGGGGTACAAGTTTGAGCAGTACATGTGTGCAG ACAAACCTGGAAGCTCCCCGGACCCCTCTGGGGAGGTTAACACCAATGTGGCCTTCTGCTCTGTGCTACGCAGCCGCCTGGGAAGCCACCGTCTGCTCTTCTCAGGGGAGGTAGACTGCACAGACCCCCGGGCTGCATCCACACAGCCCCCCGCCTGCTATGTGGAGCTCAAGACCTCCAAGGAGATGCACAGGCCTGGCCACTGGAGGAGCTTCTACAG ACATAAGCTCCTAAAATGGTGGGCTCAGTCATTCCTTTTGGGGGTCCCAAACGTCGTTGCTGGCTTCCGTAACCCAGAGGGTTTCGTCTGTTCCCTCAAGACCTTTCCTACCATGGAGATGTTCGAGTATGTCAGG AATGACCGCGATGGCTGGAACCCCTCCGTGTGCATGAACTTCTGTGCCGCCTTCCTTAGCTTTGCCCAGAACACAGTTGTCCAGGATGACCCCAG GCTTGTCCATCTCTTCTCCTGGGAGCCTGGCAGCCCAGTCACAGTGTCTAAACATCGAGACGCACCCTATGCCTTCCTGCCCATGTGGTACGTGGAAGCCGTGACCCGGGACCTCCCATTAGCCCCCAAGACGCCTTCCCCCAAAGACTGA
- the STK19 gene encoding serine/threonine-protein kinase 19, with translation MRCSKRSELRKAVPAQSKDLITSKPANLDLHLRGAKASRQVRPEVGVASAGTLHPGKSSSTPPPTRSRPQVPAEEVDPGRGAAAGLLARRKGQVDASLVPRHLSATGRTGLPGARRHCSAPEDAVLVSPSLNADLFLGSLRSREMSRKRQRLVPDAFGLKKRRERGRAEAGPLRGEFGSARAAVAELVQLFPRGLFEDALPPIALRSQVYSLVPDRTAADRQLKELQEQGEIRIIQLGFDLDAHGIIFTEDYRTRVLKACDGRPYARAVQKFLASVLPACGDLSFQQDQMTQTFGFRDPEITQLVNAGVLTVRDAGSWWLAVPGAGRFIKYFVKGRQAVLGMVRKAKYRELLLSELLGRRAPAAVRLGLTYHVHDLIGAQLVDCVSTTSGTLLRLPET, from the exons ATGAG ATGCTCCAAACGCAGTGAGCTGAGGAAGGCTGTCCCCGCTCAGAGCAAGGATCTGATTACCTCAAAGCCCGCCAACCTCGACCTCCACCTCCGCGGAGCTAAGGCGTCACGGCAGGTGCGTCCAGAAGTCGGGGTGGCAAGCGCAG GGACGCTTCACCCGGGAAAGTCGAGCTCCACCCCGCCGCCCACGCGTTCCCGACCCCAAGTGCCCGCGGAGGAAGTCGATCCCGGCAGGGGTGCGGCGGCAGGGCTCCTGGCCCGACGGAAAGGGCAAGTTGACGCCTCTTTGGTCCCACGTCATCTTTCTGCCACCGGGCGGACCGGCCTCCCGGGAGCCCGGCGTCACTGCTCTGCGCCGGAAGACGCCGTCTTGGTGTCTCCTTCCCTCAACGCCGACCTCTTTCTCGGCAGCCTGAGATCCCGGGAGATGAGCCGGAAGAGGCAGCGCCTGGTCCCGGACGCCTTTGGGCTGAAGAAGCGGCGGGAACGAGGGCGGGCAGAGGCAGGGCCTCTGAGGGGCGAGTTCG GGTCGGCGCGCGCGGCCGTCGCCGAGCTGGTGCAGCTGTTCCCGCGAGGCCTCTTCGAGGACGCGCTACCGCCCATCGCGCTGAGGAGCCAGGTGTACAGCCTCGTGCCCGACCGGACGGCGGCCGACCGGCAGCTG AAGGAGCTTCAAGAGCAGGGGGAGATCAGAATCATCCAGCTAGGCTTTGACTTGGACGCCCATGGAATTATCTTCACTGAGGACTACAGGACCAGG GTCCTCAAGGCCTGCGATGGCCGACCATATGCTAGGGCAGTGCAGAAGTTTCTGGCTTCGGTACTTCCAGCTTGTGGGGACCTTAGCTTCCAGCAAGACCAAATGACACAGACCTTCGGCTTCAGGGACCCAGAGATCAC GCAGCTAGTGAATGCTGGAGTCCTTACCGTCCGAGATGCTGGGAGTTGGTGGCTGGCTGTGCCTGGAGCTGGGAGattcatcaaatattttgttaaag GGCGCCAGGCTGTCCTTGGCATGGTCCGGAAGGCCAAGTACCGGGAGCTACTCCTATCAGAGCTCTTGGGCCGGCGGGCGCCTGCCGCAGTGCGACTTGGCCTCACCTACCACGTGCATGACCTCATTGGGGCCCAGCTGGTGGACTG TGTCTCCACCACTTCTGGAACTCTCCTCCGCCTGCCAGAGACGTGA